gaagcctgcttctccctctcctacttcccctgcttgtgttccctctctctctgtgtctccctctgtcaaataaataaataaaatcttttttaaaaaaatgatcattaAGGAAGAACCAATTTGAGAAAGACTGGTAGCAAGGGAACATGGTGATGACAGTGCAGAGCGGACTTCATAGAATGGCACTCAGCCATGTGAGCCAGTGTTCCGCCCCCAGCTCAGGCACTGAAATGTCCTGGTAGCTCTTGCTGCTGCTTCTGTCATGCCAGGTGACCGACCACTGAAAATTGTAATAAAATGATGTCACAGTGAAGATTCCTAGGTTTGTTGAGATAGTGGTCACAGCATGACCAAATAGGTGACACTTTCCATTCCCTCCAAATCATCAAAAGAGCTATTGTATTGTCTGATAAAAATTCATCTCAACAAATATTGAGTACTTGCTCTTGTGTGCTGTTCTGTACTAAGCTTGGGGTTAAGGACATGGGGAGCGAAGAAGGAGAGAACACATCCAATTTGTGATATTAGGGAAGACTTCTGGAGGACAGAGCATTTGAGATGGACCTTGAATAATACCTAGGAGAGTGGTTCTCAAAAGTATGGTTCCTGGACTGTTAGTATCTGTCACACcaggaaacttgttagaaatgcaaattcttaagCTCTACTCCAGCTTTATCAAATCGTAAGTTCTGGGGTCAGGAAGCATGGCATCTGTTTTAATAAGTCACccaaggtgattctgatgcacaatcaagtttgagaaccacagtGCTAGGATCTGACAGTAAGAGATGATAGTTTCAGAAAAAAGGATTCAACCCAGCACATACACCAGACCATCCATTGTCACTTCCTACTAATCTTCCTGGATTTATCTTGACCTACATGCTCTTaagtctgcttttaattattatCCTTAATTATTATCCTTTAATTATTAACCGTCCTTTGATGGTTCTTATTCACTGCATTCCTCTCAGATCCCTAATCCCACTGTCCTCCACTTTTACTGAATTTTACTAGCACTTAAGCACCTGTGTTTCAGGCCCCTGCATGTTTCTCCCAAACTTACCTCCCTTCCCAGCTCTGTTCCTCGATCCCCGTCTGCTCCTCTTAATTCTCCTCAGCACATCTCCAGTCCCCATTTACCACTCACTCTGCCTTTGCACAGGGTTGCCAGGTAATCCACATCATTGGGATCCACATCACTGCCTTTTCGTCTCTTCTTAATCAGCTCCCAAAGAACGTATTCTGCTGCTCTCTTCCCCACTGGCCTCTTAATCTCTTCCTTACATTGTCATATATGTTTTGACGGTGCCAATTATCTAGTTTGTGCATTGTATGTGACTTCGTTTTTTATAACACATTTATAACATTTACGTGTTCGTTCTTTCATAGGCTTTGCTTCTCAAACCTAGACTAGGACATGTTTGTGTACTCTTTGTTACAGGTGATCAAACCAAAACTAAGAATCAAGCGTTGTCCCAGAAGGAAGATATGCCCAAGGACACAGAATTCCTTGGGAAGATAAATGACAGACTTAACAAAGACATTCCTCAACATCCTGAATCCAGAAATGCTACTGAAAGTGAGGGCAGAttagagtggcagcagagggaaagaagacgCTATGCATGTGAGGACTGTGGGAAAAGTTTCAGTCACAGCTCAGACCTTAGTAAGCACAGAAGGACTCACACTGGAGAAAAGCCCTACAAATGCGatgaatgtggaaaagccttcatTCAACGCTCCCATCTCATTGGACACCACAGAGTGCACACTGGAGTGAAACCCTATAAATGTGAAGAATGTGGGAAAGATTTTAGTGGGCGCACAGGTCTTATTCAGCATCAGAGAATCCACACAGGTGAAAAACCCTATGAATGTGATGAGTGTGGGAGGCCCTTCCGTGTAAGTTCAGCCCTGATCAGACATCAAAGAATTCATACAGCACATAAGCTCTACTAAGATGGTGAAGTAACAGAAATTCTTTAGCTACTCAGGTCTCCTTAGTTACCAGAGAATCTGCCTTAGAGACCGAGTATCCTGAATGCAGGCAAAGCTTCAGTCATCATGGAACATGTCTCTGGCACCAGAGAATCTATctgagatttccttttctttctaaattagtTCAGTTTCTTAGGAAGCATTTAAAGTTATTTCAGAAACCCTTGTCTGTTGACAAGACTGCTCACTTGCAGCCCCAAATAACAATGTTTCTTGGTTGAAAGGTAGTGAATTCtgcttctcagttttctttttcacttgatTATTCTGTGTATGACATTAGGCAAAGCATTCACATTTTTCTCTGCCCTCATTTCCCCCTCTGTCGAAGACACAGTAGAGGTCTGTTAAGTTAAAGGTCTTCTGTATTAAGTTAAAGCTGCTTCTCAAACAGTACTATATATTTGTTTCCCATCACTACTGATATAATAGCCTAACACAGGGCGTGTAATCATTTTGTGGAATTTGTTTGCCACTGCTAAAAAAGAGGAAACCATCAGAAAAGAAGCAGAGTAAGGAAAACATTCAAGTGGAAAGGAAAGCAGTGAGTGATGCGTAGAAGCTGCTGGGAAGGGAGATGACCGTAATGAGGATAAATCACTCCTCTTCTGAGTCTCAGGTCCCTGTAAACTGAGAGACATGGGGAGGGATTCATCCAAAACTGCCAGTGCCCACACATGGCTGTGGggcaaatttaaaattaaactcaCTCAAAGTAGAGAATTCTGTTCCTTATCACAAGCAGGTAGCAGCTACTAAACTGGACAGCACAGACACAGATCATTTTTATCATTGCAGAGAGTTCTAAAGGACGCTGCTGTCTAACCAATCACCAGTAACATGTCTTCCAGCTTACATATTGTGTGATTCTGAGTTCAGGAAGGTAGTAAAAGAGAGGCCTAAGGAGACTATAGTAGCAACAGGAGATAAAATACACTCTAAAAAAGGACTTAGTAATAACTTTATGGCACTTTTCCAGCCTTAAAAAATGAGTGTATTATAACTGAATGACTGAAGATTATTAAAGTAAATATAATAACCAAATAATCTAAATTGAAAGCTTAAGTTACTACCTCATCTCTAAAACAAGAGTGTAACTACCTTTACCAAGTAGCATCCCATCAGATACCTATGCTGATAAGAAACTGAGACTCTCAGGAGTTTAATAAACAATCCAATTTTTTTGTTTGGCTTGGAAATGTATTAGCAGTTCATGTACTTGCAACAGTTTTACATCCCTAGTTtgaaaatactataaaatgaCATAAATTGTGAGCAGAGGCCCCAGCACATTCAAATGTACACCACCGTGGAACTGTGAATCACTGGTTCTAGGAACAGCCATCCCCAAAACAAGCAGGAAGGGATCTAATCTCTTCCTGAGGACAAGAATTACACACACTTGCTTCTGCCCGAGTAGTTAAACCACCACAGTCATTTCTCTGTCTTTACTACTATTGGAAGGTGAATCTTAAATCACTTCTTGAGAACCAACACCATAAACTgaacttttatgtattttgaatgtaatgctgctttaaaagaaaatgtaagtttATTCTGAATGTCTAGATCAACtggtagaaaattttaaaacatcaagtTTCATACTCCTACCTGTTTTTATGACTTATAATTATCTGAGCCATATTTCAAAGCATTTGAAATACTTTTGTCTTTAATACTTTTGTCTTTAAAGTATTAAATCTTTAATATTAGAaacatccttattttaaaaataaagctcgATGCTGAGTGATAGCGTTTCCCCCTTTACTTTTTGTCTTGCTGAGAAGCATAGAAGCTGTTCACAGTCTCTGTAAAAGAAAAGCTCCCTATTTATGATATGATCCCTTCTTGAATTTAGAGATGCTTCTGCAATGGTAAGAAAGATCATTTTGGCTACCAAAAGATTAGGTTTCCTAAGATTGATAAAGACATGACCTACTGATTTTCCTTTACCCTCTATATGCTAGAACATTCTACTCAGATAGTTTTGAATACTGTTCTAGTCTTCAAGTTGTATACCTTCAAAGGCTAGTGAAGATTAGTTTGGAGCACTGAGACAGACCGTGCTACCCTTTTTTAGGTTTGGTGTTGATTCCAAATTGCTACCACGGTGTCCACCATCTGATAACAGAGGCAGGAACAGAAATATATGGGGCCAGACACAGCCTGGAGTGCTGCAGGCGAGAGAAACCTGGGCTAAAAGCAGGTACAGGCAAGGAGGCATGAGGTTAAAGATCTGAGTTGTTGCTGGTACCAAAAGCAGCAGGTGGTGTCCTGTAAGTGTGTAGAAGCCCAAAGGAAAGACTTGGGGAGGGTGCTCAAACAGCCACGATTACCGGAAGAGAAGCTGCAATACGGTAGACACGGCAGCTACAGCCGCGTGGGTCTAGCAGAGAGCCTTCCTCAGCACACAGCACCCACTCTAGAAGAACCCAGTTTCTCAAACAGTTGTGTCAGAAGCATATGCGTTGCTCCTTCCATCTTTTTGGAAagattagggattttttttttttttttttgaaggaggcaAGAAGTTGTAGTTTGAAGTTTTGTGAACTAACAAGACAGCTGTGATTGTACGAGGCACCTAAAGGATGTACGGGGCCGGTCTCTTAGACACAGATGGGGATGCTGGTGAAGTGGTGATTCTGAAGGAGGAACTAACAGCTCTGAAGGGAGAAAACAGtaagtgctgggggaggggagactatAGGAGGTATTTGTGGGCCTTGGTGAATAAgatcagggaaagggagaaaataaaatgaacaaggatacagggaaaagaacaaagataaaac
This genomic interval from Neovison vison isolate M4711 chromosome 1, ASM_NN_V1, whole genome shotgun sequence contains the following:
- the ZSCAN16 gene encoding zinc finger and SCAN domain-containing protein 16 isoform X1; translated protein: MAAAPAAPGRGLPGVKAEDRRGGQDCASHCTPHRREVFRQHFRKLCYRDAPGPREALSQLWALCRQWLRPECHTKEQILDLLVLEQFLSILPGDLQAWVRAHHPRTGEEAVTVLEDLERELDEPRKQVPANSERQDTLLDKLTPLGRPHDSLTAQLHPKKIQQEQESGEPQRNGDQTKTKNQALSQKEDMPKDTEFLGKINDRLNKDIPQHPESRNATESEGRLEWQQRERRRYACEDCGKSFSHSSDLSKHRRTHTGEKPYKCDECGKAFIQRSHLIGHHRVHTGVKPYKCEECGKDFSGRTGLIQHQRIHTGEKPYECDECGRPFRVSSALIRHQRIHTAHKLY